Proteins encoded together in one Aurantiacibacter aquimixticola window:
- a CDS encoding division/cell wall cluster transcriptional repressor MraZ, translating into MLPPSFRKVFAENDDERVLCLIQHDRFPCLSAFGLSRSTSFEDVLDKEEENAVRRGEDFDRDLRAMQLYGFVEVPFDASGRFILPDHLAGLAGIDDNICFLGGGQFITLWDLDRLQAMGSAFAAPHAACAALAKDARAKAEGKKR; encoded by the coding sequence GTGCTGCCGCCATCCTTCCGCAAGGTTTTTGCCGAAAACGACGATGAGCGCGTGCTGTGCCTGATCCAACACGACCGGTTTCCGTGCCTCTCGGCCTTCGGCCTGTCGCGTTCGACGAGTTTCGAGGATGTCCTCGACAAGGAAGAAGAGAACGCCGTCCGGCGCGGCGAGGATTTCGACCGGGATCTGCGCGCCATGCAGCTTTACGGCTTCGTCGAAGTGCCGTTCGATGCGAGTGGGCGCTTCATCCTGCCCGATCACCTCGCCGGCCTCGCAGGGATCGACGACAATATCTGTTTCCTCGGTGGCGGCCAGTTCATCACCCTCTGGGATCTCGATCGTCTGCAAGCGATGGGATCCGCCTTCGCCGCGCCCCATGCCGCCTGCGCGGCGCTCGCGAAGGATGCTCGCGCCAAGGCCGAGGGGAAGAAGCGATGA
- the rsmH gene encoding 16S rRNA (cytosine(1402)-N(4))-methyltransferase RsmH: MNAPHVPVLLDEVLEVLSPQPGDVIVDATFGAGGYTRAILDTGATVHAFDRDPDAIAAGREWAETQGSDPRLVLHPRRFSEMVSALADLGVARVDGIAMDIGISSMQLDQAERGFAFSMDGPLDMTMSRAGPNAADFVNEAEAYHIADVLYRYGEERQSRRVARAIVAARPLSTTGQLAEVVRRALGYRSGQGKDPATRSFQAIRIHVNGELDELEAALDASEMLLNDGGRLAVVSFHSLEDRMVKTFLRDAANKNPRGSRHLPEAGENPLPRFGQLTKAIRPSKAEIERNPRARSATLRGAVRTAAPAREIAA; encoded by the coding sequence ATGAACGCGCCCCATGTCCCTGTTCTCCTTGACGAGGTGCTGGAAGTGCTCTCGCCGCAGCCGGGCGATGTAATCGTCGACGCGACCTTCGGGGCGGGTGGCTATACCCGCGCAATCCTCGACACTGGCGCGACGGTGCACGCATTCGATCGCGACCCTGACGCTATTGCTGCCGGTCGCGAATGGGCGGAAACGCAAGGGTCCGATCCGCGCCTTGTCCTTCACCCGCGACGCTTTTCCGAAATGGTGAGCGCGCTGGCAGACCTGGGCGTCGCCCGTGTGGACGGCATCGCCATGGATATCGGCATCAGCTCCATGCAGCTCGATCAAGCGGAGCGCGGCTTCGCCTTTTCCATGGACGGACCGCTTGACATGACGATGAGCCGTGCCGGACCGAACGCTGCCGATTTCGTCAATGAGGCCGAGGCTTACCACATCGCCGACGTGCTCTATCGCTATGGCGAGGAGCGCCAGTCGCGCCGTGTCGCCCGCGCCATCGTCGCCGCACGACCGCTGTCCACCACCGGCCAGCTTGCCGAAGTCGTGCGCCGTGCGCTCGGCTATCGCAGCGGGCAGGGCAAGGATCCGGCCACCCGTAGCTTCCAGGCCATTCGGATCCACGTCAATGGCGAACTGGACGAGCTGGAGGCGGCGCTCGACGCTTCCGAAATGCTTCTCAATGACGGCGGGCGGCTCGCGGTCGTCAGCTTCCACAGCCTTGAAGACCGGATGGTCAAAACATTCCTTCGCGACGCTGCGAACAAGAACCCCCGCGGCTCGCGTCACCTGCCCGAAGCGGGGGAGAACCCCCTCCCGCGCTTCGGGCAACTGACCAAGGCTATCCGCCCGTCAAAGGCAGAGATCGAGCGCAATCCACGT